In Thermorudis peleae, a genomic segment contains:
- the carA gene encoding glutamine-hydrolyzing carbamoyl-phosphate synthase small subunit yields the protein MPIQQRWPGALVLEDGRIFPGIPFGAHSDAEGEAVFTTVMTGYQEVATDPSFFGQIVCMTYPLIGNYGVAPEHDQSRRPWIAGMVVREYCSEPSHWQSVETFGEYLKRYGIPALYGVDTRALTRHLRTRGVMRAVLVSDRRGRSDDELVALARRAWTPDREDVVPSVTGGVRRYGPADGPRVVLVDCGVKQYIITSLVMRGMQVFVVPYGTSAEDILSLDPDGVVVSPGPGDPARAAAALRSVHDLALSGTPFLGICLGHQLLARAFGGRTTKLKFGHRGGNHPVKDLVTGKVRITSQNHGYCVEPTPTLTEGGWEIWMVNVNDGTVEGLRHRSLPVWSIQFHPEGSPGPQDSQDLFDAFVAQVRERAQSRQPVTLVQTSSEV from the coding sequence ATGCCGATTCAGCAGCGTTGGCCAGGCGCGCTTGTTCTTGAGGATGGGCGGATTTTCCCCGGGATTCCCTTTGGGGCCCACAGTGATGCTGAGGGGGAAGCCGTTTTCACCACGGTGATGACTGGATATCAGGAAGTTGCGACGGATCCCTCGTTTTTCGGTCAAATCGTCTGCATGACGTATCCCCTGATTGGCAATTACGGTGTGGCCCCCGAGCATGATCAATCGCGCCGACCATGGATTGCCGGGATGGTCGTGCGCGAATACTGCTCGGAGCCGAGTCACTGGCAGTCTGTTGAGACCTTTGGCGAATACCTGAAGCGCTACGGTATTCCGGCGCTCTACGGCGTTGACACACGTGCCTTGACACGGCATTTGCGCACGCGTGGTGTCATGCGCGCAGTTTTAGTTTCTGACCGGCGTGGCCGGAGTGATGACGAGCTTGTCGCCTTGGCTCGCCGCGCCTGGACGCCTGATCGCGAAGACGTTGTGCCCTCAGTGACCGGCGGAGTTCGCCGCTATGGGCCAGCTGATGGCCCACGGGTTGTCCTGGTTGACTGTGGTGTTAAGCAGTACATCATCACATCCCTCGTCATGCGTGGGATGCAGGTGTTCGTTGTGCCCTACGGAACGAGCGCCGAGGATATCCTGTCGCTTGATCCCGATGGCGTTGTGGTCTCTCCTGGCCCCGGCGATCCGGCTCGTGCTGCAGCAGCATTGCGCTCTGTGCACGATCTGGCGCTGTCAGGCACTCCATTTTTAGGAATCTGCCTCGGTCATCAACTGCTCGCGCGGGCCTTCGGTGGGCGGACGACCAAGCTCAAGTTTGGCCATCGCGGTGGCAATCATCCAGTCAAGGATCTCGTCACTGGCAAAGTGCGCATTACTTCCCAGAACCACGGTTACTGCGTTGAGCCAACGCCCACGCTCACGGAAGGTGGCTGGGAGATCTGGATGGTCAATGTCAACGATGGCACGGTCGAAGGGTTACGCCACCGCTCGTTGCCGGTCTGGTCGATCCAATTCCATCCAGAAGGATCTCCCGGCCCACAAGATAGCCAGGATCTCTTCGATGCCTTTGTTGCTCAAGTGCGCGAGCGCGCGCAGTCACGGCAGCCGGTAACGCTTGTCCAAACGTCGTCGGAGGTGTAA